One segment of Pseudoalteromonas rubra DNA contains the following:
- a CDS encoding TetR/AcrR family transcriptional regulator, with protein sequence MPYTKEHKNKTREKILDSAFRQFVLKGFEGVTIDDLMRSCGLTRGAFYAHFTSKAELYREALNFATSSTKLANLKPEDLSNKQWLCLLLNEYLSMDHVKGKNPCPLAFLVTDINMKNGDANIAYANTFHGMNAAIMEYAKSYTDCDEQDILSVTAMIIGAVAIARKLQDLDSIHSLLEACRREAGAKLGGI encoded by the coding sequence ATGCCCTATACAAAGGAGCACAAAAATAAAACCCGCGAAAAAATTCTTGATAGTGCCTTCAGGCAGTTTGTATTAAAAGGTTTTGAAGGCGTTACAATCGATGATTTGATGAGAAGCTGTGGACTTACCCGAGGCGCTTTTTATGCGCACTTTACAAGCAAAGCAGAGCTTTACCGTGAAGCATTAAATTTCGCTACCAGCAGTACCAAGCTTGCCAACCTTAAACCTGAAGATTTATCAAATAAACAATGGCTATGCCTGTTGTTAAATGAATACCTAAGTATGGATCACGTAAAAGGAAAGAATCCATGCCCTCTCGCGTTCTTAGTTACAGACATCAACATGAAGAATGGTGATGCCAATATCGCTTACGCGAACACTTTTCACGGTATGAATGCAGCAATTATGGAATACGCGAAAAGTTACACGGATTGTGACGAGCAAGATATTTTGTCGGTAACTGCAATGATTATCGGGGCAGTAGCTATAGCGCGAAAGCTTCAGGATCTAGATTCTATTCATAGTTTATTAGAAGCATGCAGGCGAGAAGCTGGCGCAAAGCTGGGAGGAATATAA
- a CDS encoding zinc-ribbon domain-containing protein has protein sequence MHRRFEVTLTEIDYTQYTLEELLECKESIDGEAYPERLAQINILIKERIKDKPVQRVSIADEDGNIASIKTGRAPSFGLGVGEIAGSILFGLIWLNQTDNESYFHLIGYFVILSGCISGAYHLYNAFAKNRFSAQDIVAHDKEKDPFESTLNRLSNGSDNKYCGDCGTEVEKRYKFCPKCGNKF, from the coding sequence GTGCACAGAAGATTTGAGGTTACTTTGACAGAGATTGATTATACACAATATACGCTTGAGGAATTACTTGAATGTAAAGAGAGTATTGATGGTGAAGCTTATCCAGAACGATTAGCACAAATCAATATATTAATTAAAGAGCGGATCAAGGATAAACCAGTTCAAAGGGTATCTATTGCTGATGAAGATGGAAATATTGCTTCGATTAAAACAGGTAGAGCTCCATCTTTTGGGTTAGGAGTAGGAGAGATTGCAGGCAGCATTTTATTTGGTTTGATTTGGTTAAATCAAACGGATAATGAAAGCTACTTTCATTTAATTGGCTACTTTGTAATTTTATCTGGTTGCATTTCAGGTGCGTATCATTTGTACAATGCATTTGCGAAAAATCGTTTCTCGGCACAAGATATTGTCGCTCATGACAAAGAAAAGGACCCGTTTGAATCAACTTTAAACAGGCTGTCAAATGGGAGTGATAATAAGTATTGTGGTGACTGCGGCACTGAAGTCGAAAAAAGGTATAAATTTTGCCCTAAATGCGGAAACAAGTTTTAG
- a CDS encoding DUF2199 domain-containing protein translates to MSSIFAFKCSSCGEMHEGSPSFGFRAPDPYLEQPEEVQNEGKLGSDLCYYKDEDGYHYFIRVILEIPIIGVEDPFMWGVWVSLSESSYNHYVETYEQPDIDRAYFGWLCNYLPYYESTYALATDVHPQPDGARPLIVLHETDHELYENFVKGLEISKAQKIAELCMHG, encoded by the coding sequence TTGAGTAGTATATTCGCATTTAAGTGTTCTTCCTGTGGAGAGATGCATGAAGGGTCACCCAGTTTTGGATTCAGAGCGCCTGATCCTTACCTCGAGCAGCCTGAAGAAGTACAAAATGAAGGTAAGCTAGGCTCAGACTTGTGCTACTACAAGGATGAAGATGGTTACCACTACTTTATCAGAGTAATCTTAGAAATACCGATTATTGGAGTAGAAGACCCTTTTATGTGGGGTGTTTGGGTTTCTCTCAGTGAGTCTAGCTATAACCATTACGTAGAAACTTATGAACAACCAGATATCGACCGAGCCTACTTTGGGTGGTTGTGCAATTATCTACCTTACTATGAAAGTACGTATGCTTTGGCCACTGACGTACACCCTCAACCGGATGGTGCTCGTCCCTTAATCGTACTTCATGAAACTGACCATGAATTATATGAAAATTTTGTGAAAGGCCTTGAAATAAGCAAAGCTCAGAAAATCGCAGAACTTTGCATGCATGGCTAA
- a CDS encoding TonB family protein — MMIELVLASTLVSFVNTEMYEIDSCIGEKFELIEAVNPQWPIHSERFLGVGYVDFRVTVNSEGKVVEHQITRSQPRRIFDRQSLRALKKWKFNSSKHAERCFDVTFKYDSDEFE, encoded by the coding sequence ATGATGATCGAATTAGTTTTAGCCTCAACCTTAGTGTCATTTGTTAATACCGAAATGTATGAGATAGATTCGTGCATAGGTGAAAAATTTGAGTTAATTGAAGCTGTAAACCCTCAATGGCCAATACATTCCGAAAGATTCTTAGGTGTCGGTTACGTTGACTTTAGGGTTACAGTGAATAGCGAAGGTAAGGTTGTAGAGCACCAAATCACTCGCTCTCAGCCAAGACGAATTTTTGATAGGCAATCACTTCGTGCGCTAAAGAAATGGAAATTTAACTCATCAAAGCATGCAGAACGCTGCTTTGATGTAACTTTTAAATACGATTCGGACGAATTTGAGTAA